One window from the genome of Engraulis encrasicolus isolate BLACKSEA-1 chromosome 16, IST_EnEncr_1.0, whole genome shotgun sequence encodes:
- the lpin2 gene encoding phosphatidate phosphatase LPIN2 isoform X1 → MKRLHSYGSLTEEDTSEQDDSSSLRSSWSLADTMNYVGQLAGQVLVTVKELYKGINQATLSGCIDVVVVRQRDGTYQCSPFHVRFGKLGVLRSKEKVIDIEINGEAVDLHMKLGDNGEAFFVQETEEQNEVVPAHLATSPIPTEGHMFWIGEVRGSGAGVEDEPQEIDDPPEAPVCSTGSVKKKRRRRKKHKGDPRREELTPPTSAPVPVPAPAVQPEEIFEMDLSSDEEAAAHSARSSSISTIREVEQKYPVHHSLDNYPFSDGDWSTTDSRDLSQAFSPKSDSELMVRPSDSILRAESHMQWTWGEFPEPTRVPKKEKPETLPKTVTITPSENTHFRVILSSEAMGSDADADTDGPDGSGIGIQDNQAPVCAIVRPKPRTPVATVPPVSVLPPSEPQRAPEPVPDPELRSDPEPEPELEAVEVCEPGVSTSTPISAQAAAVDAAAQMSGDMAETSKTDSPSKKKGVPKRSQHLGPEDIYLDDLNVLDADAVARYFPKSDSDPGSKPWNESEMHSGSQSPQSVGSAAADSGTECLSDMAGDLPDVTLSLCGGLTENAEISKEKFMEHIITYHEFAESPAIIDNPNLVVKIANRYYNWTLAAPLILSLQAFQKTLPKATEEAWVKERMPKKSGRWWFWRKRSDSTIKPSESTGKLEMKDPQLDDVGGPSQDSRALQAQEQDSSSDEETKELSATAGVSLERSSQPDAAGHPMAHSYKKSLRLSSHQIASLKLKEGPNDVTFSITTQYQGTCRCEGTIYLWNWDDKVIISDIDGTITKSDVFGQILPQLGKDWTHQGIAKLYHSVAENGYKFLYCSARAIGMADMTRGYLQWVNDGGIILPRGPLMLSPSSLFSAFHREVIEKKPEIFKIECLTDIKNLFQHNKHPFYAAFGNRTNDVFAYKEVGVPVCRIFTVNPKGELIQEQTKGNKSSYSRLSELVDHVFPLLSKEQSSAFIFPEFSSFCFWRQPLPDIDPEDLLS, encoded by the exons ATGAAGAGATTGCACTCTTATGGTAGCCTGACCGAGGAGGACACGAGCGAGCAGGATGACTCGTCATCCCTTAGGTCTTCCTGGTCCTTG GCGGACACCATGAACTATGTGGGCCAGCTGGCAGGCCAGGTCCTGGTGACGGTGAAGGAGCTGTACAAGGGCATCAACCAGGCGACCCTCTCTGGATGCATCGACGTGGTGGTGGTACGGCAGAGGGACGGCACCTACCAGTGCTCGCCCTTCCACGTGCGCTTCGGAAAGCTGGGTGTGCTTCGCTCGAAGGAGAAAGTG ATTGACATCGAGATCAATGGCGAAGCGGTGGATTTGCACATGAAGCTGGGGGACAACGGCGAGGCGTTCTTCGTGCAGGAAACGGAGGAGCAGAAT GAAGTGGTTCCGGCCCACCTGGCCACCTCGCCCATCCCCACCGAGGGCCACATGTTCTGGATCGGCGAAGTCCGCGGGTCAGGCGCCGGCGTGGAGGACGAGCCCCAGGAGATCGACGACCCTCCCGAGGCCCCGGTGTGCAGCACTGGCTcagtgaagaagaagaggaggaggaggaagaagcacAAGGGTGACCCCCGGAGGGAGGAGCTGACGCCGCCGACCTCcgcccccgtccccgtccccgccCCCGCCGTCCAGCCCGAGGAGATCTTCGAGATGGACCTCAGCTCGGACGAGGAAGCGGCCGCCCACAGTGCCAG ATCTTCCTCAATTAGCACTATACGAGAGGTGGAGCAGAAGTACCCCGTTCACCACTCTCTAGACAACTACCCTTTTTCGGATGGAGATTGGTCAACCACAGACAG TCGTGACCTGTCCCAGGCATTCTCTCCAAAGAGTGACTCGGAGCTGATGGTGCGGCCCTCTGACAGCATTCTCAGAGCAGAGTCCCACATGCAGTGGACCTGGGGAGAGTTCCCTGAGCCAACTCGG GTTCCCAAAAAGGAAAAGCCCGAAACCCTTCCCAAGACGGTCACCATCACGCCCTCGGAGAACACGCACTTTCGGGTCATCCTGAGCTCCGAGGCCATGGGCTCGGACGCAGATGCCGACACAGATGGCCCAGATGGCAGCGGCATCGGTATCCAGGACAACCAGGCCCCCGTGTGTGCCATCGTGAGGCCCAAGCCACGCACGCCTGTGGCCACCGTGCCTCCAGTCAGCGTCCTGCCGCCCTCTGAGCCACAGCGCGCACCTGAGCCAGTGCCTGACCCTGAGCTGAGGTCTGATCCcgagccggagccggagctggAGGCTGTTGAAGTTTGCGAGCCTGGTGTGAGCACCTCCACCCCAATCAGCGCCCAAGCTGCTGCTGTCGATGCTGCTGCTCAGATGTCTGGAGACATGGCCGAGACATCCAAGACTGACTCGCCTTCAAAGAAGAAAG GGGTCCCAAAGAGGAGCCAACATCTGGGCCCTGAAGATATCTACCTGGACGACTTGAATGTACTTGATGCAGATGCCGTGGCTCGCTACTTTCCCAAGAG tgactCAGACCCGGGTTCCAAGCCCTGGAATGAGTCCGAGATGCACTCCGGTTCCCAGTCTCCCCAGTCGGTGGGCAGTGCGGCGGCGGACAGTGGCACCGAGTGCCTCTCGGACATGGCCGGCGACCTGCCCGACGTCACCCTGTCCCTGTGCGGAGGCCTCACAGAGAATGCAGAGATATCCAAAG AAAAGTTCATGGAGCATATTATAACCTACCATGAATTCGCAGAAAGTCCTGCCATCATTGACAATCCAAATCTGGTTGTAAAAATCGCAAACAG atACTACAACTGGACACTAGCTGCTCCTTTGATTCTGAGTCTGCAGGCTTTCCAGAAGACCCTGCCCAAG GCTACGGAGGAGGCCTGGGTGAAGGAGAGGATGCCAAAGAAGTCTGGCCGCTGGTGGTTCTGGCGCAAGAGATCGGACAGCACCATCAAGCCG TCTGAAAGTACGGGCAAGCTGGAGATGAAGGACCCTCAGCTTGACGATGTGGGGGGACCCTCCCAGGATAGCCGAGCCCTTCA AGCTCAAGAGCAGGACTCGTCCAGTGACGAGGAGACCAAAGAGCTGAGTGCCACGGCAGGTGTCTCTCTGGAGAGAAGCTCCCAGCCCGACGCCGCCGGACACCCCATGGCACACTCCTACAAGAAGTCCCTGCGCCTCTCCTCCCATCAGATT GCTAGTCTGAAGTTGAAAGAAGGGCCCAATGACGTGACCTTCAGCATCACCACGCAGTACCAGGGCACATGCCGCTGTGAAGGCACCATCTACCTGTGGAATTGGGACGACAAGGTCATCATCTCCGACATCGACGGAACCATCACAAA gTCGGACGTCTTCGGACAGATCTTACCACAACTGGGGAAAGACTGGACTCACCAGGGCATCGCCAAGCTGTACCATTCCGTGGCAGA GAACGGCTACAAGTTCCTGTACTGCTCTGCGCGGGCCATAGGCATGGCGGACATGACGCGAGGTTACCTGCAGTGGGTGAACGACGGGGGTATTATCCTGCCTCGCGGCCCTCTCATGCTCTCACCCAGCAGCCTCTTCTCAGCTTTCCACAG GGAGGTCATCGAGAAAAAGCCGGAGATTTTTAAGATCGAATGCCTTACGGACATTAAGAACCTGTTTCAACACAACAAGCATCCCTTCTACGCTGCCTTTGGAAACAGGACCAAC GATGTTTTTGCGTATAAGGAGGTGGGAGTGCCGGTGTGCAGGATCTTCACGGTCAATCCCAAGGGCGAACTCATCCAGGAACAGACTAAAGGCAACAAATCTTC gtaCAGCAGGCTGAGCGAGCTGGTGGACCATGTTTTCCCACTACTGAGCAAAGAACAAAGTTCGGCTTTCATTTTCCCAGAATTCAGTTCCTTCTGCTTCTGGAGACAGCCGCTGCCTGACATTGACCCTGAGGACCTTCTGTCATAA
- the lpin2 gene encoding phosphatidate phosphatase LPIN2 isoform X2, whose amino-acid sequence MNYVGQLAGQVLVTVKELYKGINQATLSGCIDVVVVRQRDGTYQCSPFHVRFGKLGVLRSKEKVIDIEINGEAVDLHMKLGDNGEAFFVQETEEQNEVVPAHLATSPIPTEGHMFWIGEVRGSGAGVEDEPQEIDDPPEAPVCSTGSVKKKRRRRKKHKGDPRREELTPPTSAPVPVPAPAVQPEEIFEMDLSSDEEAAAHSARSSSISTIREVEQKYPVHHSLDNYPFSDGDWSTTDSRDLSQAFSPKSDSELMVRPSDSILRAESHMQWTWGEFPEPTRVPKKEKPETLPKTVTITPSENTHFRVILSSEAMGSDADADTDGPDGSGIGIQDNQAPVCAIVRPKPRTPVATVPPVSVLPPSEPQRAPEPVPDPELRSDPEPEPELEAVEVCEPGVSTSTPISAQAAAVDAAAQMSGDMAETSKTDSPSKKKGVPKRSQHLGPEDIYLDDLNVLDADAVARYFPKSDSDPGSKPWNESEMHSGSQSPQSVGSAAADSGTECLSDMAGDLPDVTLSLCGGLTENAEISKEKFMEHIITYHEFAESPAIIDNPNLVVKIANRYYNWTLAAPLILSLQAFQKTLPKATEEAWVKERMPKKSGRWWFWRKRSDSTIKPSESTGKLEMKDPQLDDVGGPSQDSRALQAQEQDSSSDEETKELSATAGVSLERSSQPDAAGHPMAHSYKKSLRLSSHQIASLKLKEGPNDVTFSITTQYQGTCRCEGTIYLWNWDDKVIISDIDGTITKSDVFGQILPQLGKDWTHQGIAKLYHSVAENGYKFLYCSARAIGMADMTRGYLQWVNDGGIILPRGPLMLSPSSLFSAFHREVIEKKPEIFKIECLTDIKNLFQHNKHPFYAAFGNRTNDVFAYKEVGVPVCRIFTVNPKGELIQEQTKGNKSSYSRLSELVDHVFPLLSKEQSSAFIFPEFSSFCFWRQPLPDIDPEDLLS is encoded by the exons ATGAACTATGTGGGCCAGCTGGCAGGCCAGGTCCTGGTGACGGTGAAGGAGCTGTACAAGGGCATCAACCAGGCGACCCTCTCTGGATGCATCGACGTGGTGGTGGTACGGCAGAGGGACGGCACCTACCAGTGCTCGCCCTTCCACGTGCGCTTCGGAAAGCTGGGTGTGCTTCGCTCGAAGGAGAAAGTG ATTGACATCGAGATCAATGGCGAAGCGGTGGATTTGCACATGAAGCTGGGGGACAACGGCGAGGCGTTCTTCGTGCAGGAAACGGAGGAGCAGAAT GAAGTGGTTCCGGCCCACCTGGCCACCTCGCCCATCCCCACCGAGGGCCACATGTTCTGGATCGGCGAAGTCCGCGGGTCAGGCGCCGGCGTGGAGGACGAGCCCCAGGAGATCGACGACCCTCCCGAGGCCCCGGTGTGCAGCACTGGCTcagtgaagaagaagaggaggaggaggaagaagcacAAGGGTGACCCCCGGAGGGAGGAGCTGACGCCGCCGACCTCcgcccccgtccccgtccccgccCCCGCCGTCCAGCCCGAGGAGATCTTCGAGATGGACCTCAGCTCGGACGAGGAAGCGGCCGCCCACAGTGCCAG ATCTTCCTCAATTAGCACTATACGAGAGGTGGAGCAGAAGTACCCCGTTCACCACTCTCTAGACAACTACCCTTTTTCGGATGGAGATTGGTCAACCACAGACAG TCGTGACCTGTCCCAGGCATTCTCTCCAAAGAGTGACTCGGAGCTGATGGTGCGGCCCTCTGACAGCATTCTCAGAGCAGAGTCCCACATGCAGTGGACCTGGGGAGAGTTCCCTGAGCCAACTCGG GTTCCCAAAAAGGAAAAGCCCGAAACCCTTCCCAAGACGGTCACCATCACGCCCTCGGAGAACACGCACTTTCGGGTCATCCTGAGCTCCGAGGCCATGGGCTCGGACGCAGATGCCGACACAGATGGCCCAGATGGCAGCGGCATCGGTATCCAGGACAACCAGGCCCCCGTGTGTGCCATCGTGAGGCCCAAGCCACGCACGCCTGTGGCCACCGTGCCTCCAGTCAGCGTCCTGCCGCCCTCTGAGCCACAGCGCGCACCTGAGCCAGTGCCTGACCCTGAGCTGAGGTCTGATCCcgagccggagccggagctggAGGCTGTTGAAGTTTGCGAGCCTGGTGTGAGCACCTCCACCCCAATCAGCGCCCAAGCTGCTGCTGTCGATGCTGCTGCTCAGATGTCTGGAGACATGGCCGAGACATCCAAGACTGACTCGCCTTCAAAGAAGAAAG GGGTCCCAAAGAGGAGCCAACATCTGGGCCCTGAAGATATCTACCTGGACGACTTGAATGTACTTGATGCAGATGCCGTGGCTCGCTACTTTCCCAAGAG tgactCAGACCCGGGTTCCAAGCCCTGGAATGAGTCCGAGATGCACTCCGGTTCCCAGTCTCCCCAGTCGGTGGGCAGTGCGGCGGCGGACAGTGGCACCGAGTGCCTCTCGGACATGGCCGGCGACCTGCCCGACGTCACCCTGTCCCTGTGCGGAGGCCTCACAGAGAATGCAGAGATATCCAAAG AAAAGTTCATGGAGCATATTATAACCTACCATGAATTCGCAGAAAGTCCTGCCATCATTGACAATCCAAATCTGGTTGTAAAAATCGCAAACAG atACTACAACTGGACACTAGCTGCTCCTTTGATTCTGAGTCTGCAGGCTTTCCAGAAGACCCTGCCCAAG GCTACGGAGGAGGCCTGGGTGAAGGAGAGGATGCCAAAGAAGTCTGGCCGCTGGTGGTTCTGGCGCAAGAGATCGGACAGCACCATCAAGCCG TCTGAAAGTACGGGCAAGCTGGAGATGAAGGACCCTCAGCTTGACGATGTGGGGGGACCCTCCCAGGATAGCCGAGCCCTTCA AGCTCAAGAGCAGGACTCGTCCAGTGACGAGGAGACCAAAGAGCTGAGTGCCACGGCAGGTGTCTCTCTGGAGAGAAGCTCCCAGCCCGACGCCGCCGGACACCCCATGGCACACTCCTACAAGAAGTCCCTGCGCCTCTCCTCCCATCAGATT GCTAGTCTGAAGTTGAAAGAAGGGCCCAATGACGTGACCTTCAGCATCACCACGCAGTACCAGGGCACATGCCGCTGTGAAGGCACCATCTACCTGTGGAATTGGGACGACAAGGTCATCATCTCCGACATCGACGGAACCATCACAAA gTCGGACGTCTTCGGACAGATCTTACCACAACTGGGGAAAGACTGGACTCACCAGGGCATCGCCAAGCTGTACCATTCCGTGGCAGA GAACGGCTACAAGTTCCTGTACTGCTCTGCGCGGGCCATAGGCATGGCGGACATGACGCGAGGTTACCTGCAGTGGGTGAACGACGGGGGTATTATCCTGCCTCGCGGCCCTCTCATGCTCTCACCCAGCAGCCTCTTCTCAGCTTTCCACAG GGAGGTCATCGAGAAAAAGCCGGAGATTTTTAAGATCGAATGCCTTACGGACATTAAGAACCTGTTTCAACACAACAAGCATCCCTTCTACGCTGCCTTTGGAAACAGGACCAAC GATGTTTTTGCGTATAAGGAGGTGGGAGTGCCGGTGTGCAGGATCTTCACGGTCAATCCCAAGGGCGAACTCATCCAGGAACAGACTAAAGGCAACAAATCTTC gtaCAGCAGGCTGAGCGAGCTGGTGGACCATGTTTTCCCACTACTGAGCAAAGAACAAAGTTCGGCTTTCATTTTCCCAGAATTCAGTTCCTTCTGCTTCTGGAGACAGCCGCTGCCTGACATTGACCCTGAGGACCTTCTGTCATAA